A single Rhopalosiphum padi isolate XX-2018 chromosome 4, ASM2088224v1, whole genome shotgun sequence DNA region contains:
- the LOC132930142 gene encoding prohibitin 1 has translation MAAQLFNRIGQLGLGLAVAGSVANTALYNVDGGHRAVIFDRFTGIKNTVVGEGTHFLIPWVQKPIIFDVRSRPRNVPVITGSKDLQNVNITLRILFRPLPEQLPKIYTILGVDYDERVLPSITTEVLKAVVAQFDAGELITQRENVSRKVSETLIERAGQFGVVLDDISITHLTFGKEFTQAVELKQVAQQDAERARFLVEKAEQQKQASIISAQGDSEAASMLAKSFGDAGEGLVELRRIEAAEDIAYQLSRSRQVSYFPPGQNILLNLPTQ, from the exons ATGGCCGCACAACTGTTCAATCGAATTGGTCAATTAGGTCTTGGTCTAGCAGTAGCTGGCAGTGTAGCTAATACAGCATTATATAATGTTGATGGTGGTCATCGAGCTGTCATATTTGACAGATTTACAGGAATAAAGAACACCGTGGTTGGAGAAGGAACACATTTTTTGATTCCCTGGGTACAGAAGCCAATCATTTTTGATGTTCGATCACGTCCCAGGAATGTTCCAGTCATTACTGGTAGCAAAGATTTGCAAAACGTTAACATCACCCTCAGAATATTGTTCAGACCCCTTCCAGAGCAATTGCCCAAAATATACACCATCTTAGGTGTAGATTACGATGAACGTGTCTTACCTTCAATCACCACTGAGGTCTTAAAGGCTGTAGTGGCACAATTCGATGCTGGTGAACTTATCACCCAGAGAGAAAATGTTTCtcgtaaa gttaGCGAAACTCTTATCGAACGTGCTGGACAGTTTGGTGTTGTATTAGATGATATTTCAATTACCCATTTAACATTCGGTAAGGAATTCACTCAAGCCGTAGAGTTGAAACAAGTGGCTCAACAAGATGCAGAAAGAGCCAGATTTTTGGTAGAAAAAGCAGAACAACAAAAGCAGGCTTCTATTATTTCTGCCCAAGGAGATTCGGAAGCTGCTTCAATGTTGGCAAAATCATTTGGAGATGCGGGTGAAGGTTTGGTAGAGTTGAGAAGAATTGAAGCTGCAGAGGATATAGCTTATCAACTATCTAGATCTAGACAAGTATCATATTTCCCCCCAGGACAAAACATTCTTCTTAACTTACCAACACAATAA